TGGGCGGGGCCCGCCGCAGCTTCCGGTGGGCCTAGATCGCTCGCCGGCGGCCGCGAAGGATCCGCCCGGCCGCGAAGCTCAACGGTGCGGCGACGAAGGCCGCGATGAGCGCAGCGGATGTCGCGCTCGTTCCCTCAGTCGGTGCTTCGCCCAAACGTCCAACGGGCTGGACCGGCGGCGCGGCAGCCTGCGAGACGGTCGGATCGCCGACGACGACTGCCCCGGCCATCCTCCCGTGGAGGAGGCAGTAGTACGGATACACGCCGGCGCTTCCGAAGGTGAACGAGTATGTGTCGCCGGCCGCGATCTCGTAGTCGAAAACG
This region of Actinomycetota bacterium genomic DNA includes:
- a CDS encoding plastocyanin/azurin family copper-binding protein, which encodes MTRTRVRSTLAILIAVMAVSAGASAGGGGGCHQANTTEQTGTSVDVGKNCFGPTVLRVAVGETVTGTNSDPYAHTITAAGGVFDYEIAAGDTYSFTFGSAGVYPYYCLLHGRMAGAVVVGDPTVSQAAAPPVQPVGRLGEAPTEGTSATSAALIAAFVAAPLSFAAGRILRGRRRAI